The genomic region TGAGGATGACGGTGGTTTTCAGTGCCTTGCGCTTCTGCTGGACCTTGGAGCCCTGGGAGAGCTTACAGATGATGATGCAGTAACAGATAAGGATGATCAAGCCAGGGAGGACAAAGCCCACCAGTATGTGCTGGAAGCGGAATGCAGCTGTCCAGATGGTGAGGGTCTCAAAGGGGTATAGGCGGTCACAAATTACCCTGGTGCCTGTGTCCTGGGCCTTGGCAAATACCAGGTCAGGTACAGTGAGGAGGGCAGCGGGAAGCCACACACCCACATAGATCACCCTTTCTGCCAAAAGCTTCCTGGGGGCCTGGCTGTTGGTGGCATGCACCACTGCTAAGTACCTGTCCAAGCTGATGAAGGCTAGAATTAGTACGCTGCTGTAGAGGTTCACAGTGTAGATCATgtgcactgtgacacagaggaAGCTTCCAAAATACCAACTGCTGGCAGCGTCAACGGCCCAGAAAGGCAGTGTGAGGACAAACAAGAGGTCAGCCACTGAGAGGTGAAGCCTATATTTGTCTGTCATGGTTTTTGACTTATTTTGAAAACCCATCACAGCTACTACAAGTCCATTGCCAATGATTCCAAGTAGAAAAATTAGTCCATACACTGTTGGCAGGAAGATCGTTTGGAAATCAGAGCCCTGGGCTACGTCACAGGGTATGTCAAAATCATCCAGAAGCTCAAAGTCAGATCCGGATCCAGACTCAGAGGTATTGTCAAATACTAtgtgctgcaaaaaaagaaaacaatacaggTCAACTGTAGAAGATTAGGCTCTCCACACTCTAATACAATGGGTTAATAAACTTTCCATTACCATTGTACTTGTACCAGACAGCGGTTTGGACTAGTAACTTGAAGGGTTCAAACCTCACTCATTGCATTTAAGTACTTGAGTAAAAATATCATGTGTTATACATGAGTCAGATATTGTAAGTTACATTacataatacattaaaaaatagcTTCTAAGCAATGAACCAGCGATGAATACCAAAACAACTCAGTGTGAACCACAATTAGATAAGTTTATCTATAGCCCTTATAATCAGGGCTGTAAATGtctttaaatgaaaactttttgcAATAGACTACATATGTGTAATTGTGCAAAACTTGGaacaatatatatgtacaaagagtatttttattttatggcatgctttgaaaaatgttagtGACATTCATAATATAACACTTACTTCTAGTAGGTAAGACATGGTGAGCAGTCTTTTATTACTCCTCAAGGTTGTAGCTTCTGTGCACTACAGCAGTTATGAGTTCTTTTAGTGACTCTGAAGGTTTTAAATACTACTCTTGCATGGACTCCTCCCCTAGGAGGGGTTaactagcacacacacacacacacacaggtttcaCTCAGTTGCCGAATTGTGTTCCTGTCGAAAATGCGTTTTTCCTGTTATTAGGGTGGCAGGTGCTGATAGCAGAAATGAGATCCCTTTTATCTACAGGATGTTCTAAACTGGACACTaataaaaagggaaacaatTAGGTGCTAAACGCGACTTTTCTAAGAAGCCTTCAATATTTAAGTATCAGGTCaaataacatttacacattgaATAACATTCAATAAGGTTGATTTATTGAAATAGTTTTTTCCTGATTCAAATGTAACTGCTGTTGTGGAACTCTTGATCAAGGCTCTTATTATGAAATGGTACAATTcaaatactctgctgtataaatgggtaaatcgctgctAAGTTAAACAACACAAATTTATAAAGGTTAGGAATACAAACCATGAATGCTATTTGCCCAAATACTTTAATTATCCCATGTAAGTTTAagtaatttatgtaatttaacTATGGCTGTTCATTATTATTGCTGATTAAAAACAAGGTTAACATAAAGTATTATGGTTTCCTCCAGTTCACTTACCATGAAGAAATGAGCTTTGTTATGTATCAAAAAGCCCGTTGTTTGAAAGCAATCAAATTTTAATGAACACATACAGAAAGAGCATTAAAATTTGCTTTCAGTAAAGACAGCATCATAtataatttcactttgaaattcAAGGAAATTGATTCATTGATTGGTTTTGTTCCATTAATGCCCCTGTGTAGGTGCGTCTTTATGACATTATGCTCTTTTGTACACTGCACTCATCCCTTGGGGGTCGTTCAGCAGTAATCCATATGTTGTGTAGAATTTGAAAGCCAGCCTCTATGCAAAGGTGGCAGATGGTGCCTTGGTGCTCCTCTGGAATTGTCTTCAGAACAATATGGTCATTCTGAGGAGTAACGGCCTGATGGAGAAACCAGAGAATTTGGTTTGTTCAGGAATGAATACGGGTTCCCTCACCTGAGATGTTTGAGGGGCAGAGTGAGGTAAATACACAGGCTTTTTTCCTGCAGACAAGGTCAGGGGAGCCCATTTTGGCCTGTCCACTGTCATTACACGAGCATGCACTTTGACAACAAAAACCTAGTCATATGGTGTGAAATACACTGGTGTTAAGAAAAGATGTTATTATTAAGGGATTGCCTGCTTAACCAATGCCATGCTGAACAACTGGAAGACCAGCATCCTACATGGGGCTAAGCTTTCCCTTTTTCATGCACAACTGACAAATGTCATTAaccattaaatacacacacacacacacacacacattttcagaaccgcttgtcccatatggggtcacggggaaccggagcctaacccggcaactcagggcaaaaggctggagggggaggggacacacccaggacgggacgccagtccgtcgcaaggcaccccaagcgggactcgaaccccagacccaccagagagcaggactgtggtccaacccactgtgccaccgcaccccctaaccattaaatattataagcaAAACTGCTGAGCTGCTTTTCAGGTTCTccaaatacatagataaatCCATAGGTTTCTAGCTTAATTTATAGGAGCATGGTAAAATTTCAAAAGGGGGTTTTAAATGGAATCTTTAAATCTGATTCACTCGATTAATGTCCGTtatatatattcagtttttgATATTATAAGGTTTGGTTATTTAGAAGGACTAAATCTCTGAATCTTATAATGCCTTACATAAGATTACAGATATAGAATAATCGTAATAGAAAGCACTTGCCCTTATTGTGGTTTGTAATGAAACACTTCATCTATGCAATCTCCTAGTAACAGAGATGCAAATGAAAGGTGTGGTGGG from Scleropages formosus chromosome 12, fSclFor1.1, whole genome shotgun sequence harbors:
- the LOC108927921 gene encoding C-X-C chemokine receptor type 4-A-like: MSYLLEHIVFDNTSESGSGSDFELLDDFDIPCDVAQGSDFQTIFLPTVYGLIFLLGIIGNGLVVAVMGFQNKSKTMTDKYRLHLSVADLLFVLTLPFWAVDAASSWYFGSFLCVTVHMIYTVNLYSSVLILAFISLDRYLAVVHATNSQAPRKLLAERVIYVGVWLPAALLTVPDLVFAKAQDTGTRVICDRLYPFETLTIWTAAFRFQHILVGFVLPGLIILICYCIIICKLSQGSKVQQKRKALKTTVILILCFFSCWLPYCAGIFVDTLVILNVIPHSCGLDQSLQMWISITEALAYFHCCLNPILYAFLGVKFKKSAQNALTVSRGSSLKILSKKRAGLSSVSTESESSSFHSS